In Ostrea edulis chromosome 4, xbOstEdul1.1, whole genome shotgun sequence, a single window of DNA contains:
- the LOC125668138 gene encoding microtubule-associated serine/threonine-protein kinase 2-like isoform X9, with protein MNPATNEEPEIRDDKSAVGCSDMAGVKTDMSGARRDLPPLRIEVPGVITRRRGCVPLRVRISSSSDLDFDPGYTRSSDGCLTSPSPLSPSVRRSLDEFPLGRPGSIRRLQRTLSEDSRRRRESLPSTPISLPTNIGSINSHSGLGHSVGALIEPNLVRMKNSILGQSAPSLTAGLKDPSFGRRSSRIRKSIVGPNTSPILPQRCPSPQLHGSSPHESPRNMSPSQHSNFLFQNVRKCDGRRWSFASLPSSGYGTNTPGSSNVSSQYSSQERLHQYQPAHEEYTLSGNEGDEEGRKSPLSPLLRPRSRSLSLSWLALDSPMISPGSDEIVMMNSVYKERFPKATAQMEEKLKKFIEQNKLEEVDCDAITRFLHHQVMELARDCLQKSQDKQITGSYFFELSEKLEKLLIDAQEREEIAYEFLYPLIKNLYLIISRPSRLLECLEFDPEKFYQLLEVAEGQAKEHMKSDIPRYIISKLGLNRDPLEDLTDGDTAGSQLDTSITDEISQKRRLYKFHTPAEDDFEIIKLISNGAYAAVYLVRHKESRQRFAMKKICKQNLILRNQTEQVFTERDILSFTENPFVVSMYCSFETKRHLCMVMEYVEGGDCATLIHKSGPLPFDLARMYFAETVLALEYLHSYGIVHRDLKPDNLLITATGHIKLTDFGLSKIGLMSLTTNLYEGAIEQDCTEFSDKQVIGTPEYIAPEVILRKGYGKPVDWWSMGIILFEFLVGCPPFFGNTPEELFSQVINEEIEWPEEEEWQVRDDARDLISQMLQHNPLNRLGSGGAQEVKEHAFFMNLDWAGLLRQKAEFIPELESEEDTSYFESRQDRYNHEIETEDTEDDADDSLFQSFASSSPRFYYKIDEMNESKDKDDRRRHSSADEMRTQLLQKQALERKDSNQSESSDTSLELQQLMKKETSSGDTSDTCKDSDSSGIKLDEEVFVSPPERMSSRKSTLAIMFSTPPRSQIPKTSTPDTPKPTHRHPTTSTPESSDNYTSDDSPKISKREIRPPPIKSIPKLAISSDEDKEKGPGVKELSPVDEKRERDIESSSLSRKLLQKSASTTQLTLLIQPTDEFIAKPMLSPGGSSTSSRDGSPSRDVSPLAKCLNPPIIIRKGPRGFGFTLKTIRVYQGESDVYTLQHVVVAVEQNSPAYESGLRPGLLITHVNDEPVQSLLYTKVIQNILKGGDVVSIRCVPMESTTIKRGGRRRAHPGKMVRKTNKKKGDDKIKEKTKGRSILRRLSSKTKKSEWSSPLMVTGRSFGSGAFSKSWTCGDTSSGQLKATKSFPGASPWSPDSSMGNSSSSSPNSSTPNSPASNSTFGRPSSLHGLHHNKRAHSIKSPHRRKSVHNIPLSPLARTPSPSPMPTSPNRSPSPLAFTQGQTSGHQIGSSNMPQQTYPSHLNSSQSPNTSITRKTSFSRPKSCEPGSPLLRRALSPDRLHPHSAEKAGIQRKGSLQEKKSHLYEST; from the exons ATGAATCCAGCTACCAATGAAGAACCAGAAATCAGGGATGATAAATCAGCTGTAGGCTGCTCAGATATGGCTGGGGTGAAAACTGATATGTCTGGAGCAAGAAGAGATCTGCCACCTTTAAGAATTGAAGTTCCTGGGGTCATCACAAGACGAAGGGGATGTGTGCCACTGAGAGTTCGGATTTCTTCCTCCTCTGACCTAGATTTTGACCCGGGTTATACCAGAAGT TCTGATGGCTGCCTCACCTCTCCTAGTCCCTTGTCTCCCAGCGTGCGACGCAGCCTTGATGAATTTCCCTTGGGTCGACCAGGAAGTATCCGACGTCTACAGCGGACGTTGTCGGAGGATTCGCGACGACGTAGAGAGAGTCTACCCAGCACTCCGATCAGCCTCCCTACCAATATTGGCAGCATAAACAGTCACTCAGGACTGGGACACA GTGTAGGGGCTCTTATAGAACCAAATCTTGTCAGGATGAAGAATTCCATTTTAGGACAGTCGGCACCCTCTCTCACGGCAGGCCTG AAGGATCCAAGTTTTGGAAGACgatcaag tCGAATTCGTAAATCCATTGTGGGTCCCAATACCTCCCCAATACTTCCCCAAAGATGTCCCTCTCCACAACTGCATG GAAGCAGTCCGCACGAAAGTCCCAGGAATATGTCCCCTAGTCAGCACAGCAATTTCCTGTTCCAGAATGTCAGAAA GTGTGATGGAAGACGATGGTCCTTTGCCTCATTACCTTCCTCAGGTTACGGAACAAATACCCCAGGCAGCTCCAATGTTTCG TCACAATACTCATCTCAAGAACGTCTTCACCAGTACCAGCCAGCCCACGAGGAATACACGCTCAGTGGCAATGAGGGGGATGAGGAGGGACGTAAATCTCCACTGTCCCCCCTCCTACGACCCAGATCTCGCAGTCTAAG CTTGTCCTGGCTTGCACTTGA TAGTCCCATGATTTCACCAGGCAGCGATGAGATTGTCATGATGAATAGCGTCTACAAGGAAAGATTTCCAAAG GCGACGGCCCAGATGGAGGAAAAGCTGAAGAAATTTATAGAGCAGAACAAGCTGGAGGAGGTAGACTGTGATGCGATCACACGATTCCTGCATCACCAGGTGATGGAACTTGCCCGCGACTGTCTGCAGAAATCGCAAGACAAGCAAATCACTGGGTCTTACTTCTTTGAACTCTCGGAGAAACTGGAGAAGTTGCTAATTGAT GCACAAGAAAGAGAAGAAATTGCCTATGAGTTTCTGTATCCACTCATCAAGAACTTGTATCTAATTATCTCAAGACCATCAAGGTTGTTGGAGTGCTTG GAATTTGACCCAGAGAAGTTCTATCAACTGTTGGAGGTGGCAGAGGGACAGGCAAAAGAACACATGAAATCTGACATTCCTCGATACATTATCAGCAAACTAGGCCTTAACAGGGATCCTCTAGAAG ACCTGACGGATGGTGACACTGCTGGCTCTCAGTTGGATACCTCTATAACAGATGAAATTTCACAG AAACGACGGTTATACAAGTTCCACACTCCAGCCGAGGATGACTTTGAGATCATTAAACTGATCAGCAATGGGGCTTATGC TGCTGTTTACCTTGTACGCCATAAAGAATCTCGACAAAGATTTGCTATGAAGAAGATTTGTAAGCAGAATTTAATTCTACGCAATCAGACGGAGCAGGTCTTTACAGAGAGGGACATTCTCAGCTTCACAGAAAACCCCTTTGTTGTTAGCATGTATTGCAGCTTTGAAACCAAA CGCCATCTGTGTATGGTGATGGAGTATGTAGAGGGAGGTGACTGTGCCACCCTGATTCACAAGTCAGGACCACTTCCTTTTGATCTCGCTAG GATGTATTTTGCTGAGACAGTTCTCGCCCTGGAGTATCTCCATAGTTACGGAATTGTACATCGTGATCTCAAACCTGATAA TCTTCTAATAACGGCTACAGGCCACATAAAACTCACAGATTTTGGGCTTTCAAAGATAGGACTCATGAGTT TAACTACAAACCTGTATGAGGGTGCTATAGAACAGGACTGTACGGAATTCAGTGATAAGCAGGTGATCGGTACACCAGAGTATATTGCTCCAGAAGTCATTCTAAGAAAGGGATACG GTAAGCCAGTGGACTGGTGGTCGATGGGGATCATTTTGTTTGAGTTTCTAGTCGGTTGTCCTCCATTTTTTGGAAACACTCCTGAGGAGTTATTCTCTCAAGTTATTAATG AGGAAATAGAATGGCCCGAGGAGGAGGAGTGGCAAGTACGAGACGATGCCAGAGACCTGATCTCCCAGATGCTGCAACACAATCCTCTGAACAGGCTGGGATCAGGAGGTGCACAGGAGGTCAAGGAGCATGCCTTCTTTATGAACCTAGACTGGGCGGGGCTACTTAGACAGAAGGCGGAGTTTATCCCGGAACTGGAGAGTGAAGAAGACACTAGCTACTTTGAAA GTCGACAGGACCGGTACAACCACGAGATTGAGACGGAGGACACAGAGGATGATGCTGATGATTCCTTGTTTCAGAGCTTTGCCTCTTCCTCCCCCAGGTTCTACTATAAAATAGATGAAATGAATGAG AGTAAGGATAAGGATGATAGAAGGAGACATTCCAGTGCTGACGAAATGAGGACACAACTACTGCAAAAACAGGCCCTGGAGAGGAAGGACTCCAACCAGTCCGAAAGTTCGGACACCTCACTAGAACTACAGCAGTTGATGAAGAAGGAGACCAGTAGTGGAGACACCTCCGACACCTGTAAAGACTCCGACAGCAGTGGAATAAAGTTGGATGAGGAGGTGTTTGTCTCGCCCCCTGAACG TATGTCGTCCAGAAAGAGCACATTAGCGATAATGTTCAGCACACCACCAAGAAGTCAAATTCCCAAAACGAGTACTCCAGATACTCCCAAACCCACCCATCGCCATCCCACTACCAGCACGCCCGAGAGCTCGGACAACTATACCAGCGATGACTCGCCCAAAATTTCCAAGCGAGAAATACGACCACCCCCGATAAAAAGCATCCCAAAACTCGCCATCTCTTCTGATGAGGACAAGGAAAAAGGTCCAGGGGTTAAAG AATTGTCTCCTGTTGATGAGAAAAGGGAGAGAGATATTGAATCCAGTTCACTGAGTAGAAAACTCCTGCAGAAGTCTGCCTCAACAACACAGCTCACACTCCTCATTCAACCAACAG ATGAGTTCATAGCAAAACCTATGCTGTCTCCTGGAGGGTCAAGTACCAGTTCACGGGATGGTTCCCCATCCAGGGATGTTTCGCCTCTAGCCAAGTGTCTCAACCCTCCCATCATCATAAGGAAGGGCCCAAGAGGCTTTGGATTCACTCTTAAAACCATCCGTGTCTATCAAGGGGAGAGCGATGTTTACACCTTGCAGCATGTTGTTGTG GCTGTTGAGCAGAACAGTCCAGCATACGAAAGTGGTTTACGGCCAGGTCTGTTGATTACTCACGTCAACGATGAACCAGTTCAGAGTTTGTTATACACCAAGGTCATACAAAACATTCTGAAAGGAGGAGATGTTGTGAGCATTCGTTGTGTTCCAATGGAGAGTACCACTATCAAAAGAGGAGGGAGGCGCAGGGCACATCCAGGAAAGATGGTCCGAAAAACCAATAAGAAAAAGGGTGATGACAAAATCAAAGAAAAGACTAAAGGGAGATCTATTCTTAGAAGACTGAGTTCAAAAACTAAGAAATCGGAGTGGTCCTCTCCACTAATGGTGACGGGTCGATCTTTTGGTAGTGGAGCATTCAGCAAGTCATGGACTTGTGGAGACACTAGCAGTGGGCAGCTCAAAGCGACTAAATCATTTCCTGGGGCCAGTCCATGGTCACCAGATTCCTCAATGGGCAATTCATCGAGTAGTTCTCCAAATTCCAGCACCCCAAATTCTCCTGCAAGTAATTCCACATTTGGCAGGCCAAGTTCATTACACGGGTTACATCATAATAAGCGAGCTCACAGTATCAAATCGCCTCATCGTAGGAAGTCGGTTCACAATATTCCTTTGTCTCCCCTGGCTCGCACCCCCTCACCCTCACCCATGCCAACCTCCCCTAACCGCAGTCCCAGTCCGTTAGCATTTACGCAGGGCCAGACTTCTGGCCATCAGATTGGAAGCTCCAACATGCCCCAGCAAACTTATCCATCACATTTGAATTCATCTCAGTCCCCTAACACAAGCATCACAAGAAAAACTTCCTTTTCGCGACCAAAGAGCTGTGAGCCCGGGTCACCTCTGTTAAGGAGAGCCCTATCACCTGATAGGCTTCACCCTCATTCTGCAGAGAAGGCAGGGATTCAGAGAAAGGGATCTCTTCAGGAGAAGAAAAGCCATTTGTATGAATCAACGTGA